AAAAGACAAAACTTTAGCAAAAAAACCTTTTGAAACAAAAAGTCTTGAAACAAAAATAAACAAAATTATCCAAAAAAATTCCAACAGCTAATTGTATTTAAACATTTTTTCCGAGTTTCCCAGTTTAATGAGATAATCTTAAAAAGTGTCCGATTTTGGGCACTTTTTTAACTTTTTGGCAAACTCAAGAAAAATAACTATCAAAGCAAAAACACTAAATTTTAAATCTAACAACACTCATGAAATAAAAATCTACCTATTAAACAAACTAAAAAAGCTAAAATTTTAGCCTAAAAAGCAAAATTATGAAATTTTTAAACTGCTTTTTTAGCTTAAAAACACTGGCAAAAATCAATTCAAGGATAAAATAACAAAAATTATAAAAAAATACAACTACTATTTAAACTCAATGTAAATAGAAAACTCGTTTTTACTTACATTGAGCCTAAAAAAATATATGAAGTTTTGAAAGAGCCATAATTAAAAGCCTTAAATTTGTAGATTTCTAAACGGGTAAATTTAAGGCACTCCATTATATTTAAAAACATAATGGAAAATTCGCATTATCTTATTTTAATACAACAAAAAACATCAATAATTCCTCCCTAATTCAATATCAAAATTTATTAATTTATTCTTAAGTGATGTTAATTATAACCTAAAATTTTTTTAAACCAAGCATTTTTTTTTTTTTTTTTTGCAAAATCTTAATTTTAAAATAATAAAAATTAAGATTTTAGGTCAAAAAACACCGTTTTACCGCTATTTTTGCGTATTTATTTTCACTAAAAAGTGAATTTTTGTCATCAAACTGGAAAACTCAGGAATATACTAACTTAGATTTAGCGCTTAAAAAAAATCACCAAATGGCGGTTTTAAAATATCTGCATGCAGCATTTATACTTTTAATTTGGGAAAAAACGACTAGATTTTTATCTAATCGTCTTTTTTATGAAAGTATTTTTCATTTACTTCATCTTCAAATTTCTTTATTAAGTTTTGATGGTTTTTTAAAAACCATTTTTTGTGATTTTCGATATATTCTTTTCTAATACTAGAATCATTTAAATCATTAGGCACTCTTTTAATTCTTTCATCTTCACTATCAAAACTTGTAAAATTTTCTTCTAATCTTTCCTTGCACATTTGAACATACTCTTCATTAATTTCTATGCCTATACCTCGTCTATTAGTTTGCTGGCAAACTCTAAGCATTGTTCCACTACCAACAAATGGGTCAAGTACAGTATCATTTTCATTCGATGATGCTAAAATCATTCTTTCATATAAAGCTTCCGGTTTTTGTGTGGGATGTTTTTTTCTATTCTTATTACAATAATGCATATGAGAAAATTGCCATACATTTCCCGGATTTGAACCCCTCATATTATTTATTGAACGGTAAAATTTTTGTGGAATTCTTATATCATCTAAGTTAAAGGTAAATTTACTTTTATGCTTGGTAAACATTAGTATATCATCGTGTCTAGGAGAAAACCCTTTTGTCTTGCCTATTCCTTGTGTATAAAACCAAGTTATCCAAGAATTAAAATGCATATTCAATTCTTTTTCAAGTATGATATAGATATATGATATATATCTCATACCCATAAAAATATATATAGTTCCATCATCTTTTAGTATTCTTTTTGCTTCGGCAAGCCACTGTCTTGAAAATTCTAAATACTCTTCAAATTCCAAATTATCTTTATTATTTCCATAATCTTTATTCAAATTGTATGGTGGATCTGTGACAATTAAATTAATACTTTTAGATTCAATTTTTTTAAGTTCTTCAATTGCATCCCCACAAATTATTTTTAAAGTTTTATCCATTTATTTTTAATTGCCTCTCTATAGAAATCTTCAATCGTTCTTCTACTACTATGCAAATATTTTTTATCTAATAATTGACACATTTCCCAAGTAGTTCTTCTTTTAAAACTAACATAATGAATATCTTTGATTTGTATTTGACCAGTGCCTAGAGCTGGATTATAGCTTATGTCATTATCTCCTATAAATTTTAAGTCATACGCATTAAAGTCAACAACTTCCATAATGCCATCCATCAATTGTGTTCGTTCATTTCTTTTTGAATAAACTTTATGCTTAATCGACAATACTATAAACATATAATCAGGGTCAGCTACATAAGCTGTCCTAATCCTAGAAAAAGAAGTAATATTAGGACCTTTTCCACTATCAACAATATCATTTGCAGTGGCCTTTACATCAATATTTCCTGTAAGAACTTTAACATTATCTTTCTTAAACTCAAGTATAATGTCCGCCATTCCTAATCTTTCTTGCGCTTCTACATTTATTAAATTATATTTATTATTTTGAACATTTCTAATGCCAGAAAAAACCTCAACTGCCCATGCTTCGATCATAGGACCTGCAATCTTGTTTATATTTTCTAATGGTAGTCCTAATTTTAAATTTGTATTTATTATAATCTTATCATCGCCAGAATTTTTTCGTTCTTGTAATATATTTATTATTTGTTCAATAACAAATTTTGAATCTTTTTCATATTCCTTAGACTCTATAGGTATTTTAAATTCTAAATCTTCATATCTCATAATTGTTTTTCCTCCATTTTAAATAATTTTATAACATCTTCAATCTTACAATTTAATTCTTCACATATCCTTTCAATATTTCTAAGCGATATATATTCCCGAGTTTCCCAGTTTGGTGAGATAATCTTTTAAAAAAGTGTCTGGTTTTGGGCATGTTTTAACTTTTTTGGCAAGAGTTAATTACCTATTTTAAAACACTGGCAAAATCAATTTATGGATAAAATAACACAAACCATCAAAAAATACAACTACTATTTAAACTCAATGTAAATAGAAAACTCATTTTTATTTACATTGAGCCTAAAAAACATATGAAGTTTTGAAAGAACAATAATTAAAAGCCATAAATTTGTAGATTTCTAAACGGTCAAATTTAAGGCATTCCATTATATTTAAAAACATAACGGAAAATTCGCGTTATCTGATTTTTTAGATAAAAAACATAACTAATTCCCCCTTAATTCAATATCGACAATTTATTAATTTATTCTTAAGTGATGCTTATTATAACATAATTTTATTTTAGACAAAGCATTTTTTTTTTTTTTTTTAGATAAACATTTTTGTGGTAAAACTTGTTTTTAAATTCTTAAAATATTTAGCTCTTTGTTCATAAGCAACAATTAGTGAGTCAAAAGTTTCAAAAAGTTCACAAATTTTTTCTTGTTCAACAGTATCAGCGACTTTTATAAAATATTTTTCAATTTCATTAAGCCGAAAAATATGTCTAACAGATTTATTTGTACTTTTTAGCATCAATTTTTTAAAAATTTCAGTCTTAAATCAAATCAAAAAATAATCAGAATTATAGTCTTTTTTGAGCCTAAAAACTTCATACATCGGACTAATTAATCCAGGCATAGAATTTTTATATAAAGCAAGAGAGCCAACTTGAATTCTTGATGGATTAAAAGCAAAAGAATTTTTTGTTATTATTTGTGAGTTGTCTTTATTTGCAAAAATTGCTTTTCCACCTTTTTTAAAAAGTTGTTTTTGACTTACAAATCCAAATTTATTTGAAACTGAATAGCTTATAAGCTTTAAATTATTTGAGTTTTTGTTTTTATAAGTTTGAAAAAGATCGCTAATTTGCTCAGTTTTTCAGTGTTGACTAAAGCCTTTAAATCTAATTAAAGGAAAATCTGAATTTAAATCAGTAAACATTTTTTTTGTGAGATTATTTTTAAGATCTTTTAAAAGGTGAATTTTTTCCTCAAGTTTGTTAAGCAGGTTATCAAAAGTCTCAAAAAGTTGGGAAATTTTTAGCTGCTCGCTAACATCAGGAGTGAATTTTAGCTCAATTTTGAGTACATTTGAGCTAATTAAATGCAGAATTGTGCTTTTAGAAATGAATTTTTTGGAGTTTTTTTCGAACTGAATTGCAAAAAAAGTACTTTCAGGATATTTTTTTGAAGTCAAAATTCCACAGTTAGAAGTGGCAAAAAATTTTTCTTCAATAAATTTAGCCGTTCCTGGATTCCCGTGAGTTGAAAAAATTATTTTTCTTTGCGCCAAAAACTCATTATAATAGCCTAAAATCCCCTGATTTTCCGTTTGTGATGAATAAACCGGATAGATGTAGCCGCGGTCTCTCTCTCTCTCTCTCTCTACAGGTCTAGTTTTTATTTGGTTTTTGGTTAGTGATTGGCCTCGGGAAATCTCAAATAAATTTTTAACTTGATCGCTAATTCAAACTGAATTGAAATTTTTAAATTTAACTAGCGGTATATTTGGCTTTTTATTCATTAATTAATCCTTTAGATATTCTAAATTATAATAAAAAATCCACCTTTAAATAGTAAAAGTTGGATTTTTTTATATTTAAAATTTTTAGTAGTTTAAATTATGAAGAAGAGGCAGAAGACGATTTGACACTTATTTCACGCAAGGCAAATTTACCTTTTGATGCTTCTTTTTGTTTTGGATCTTTAGTTTTTTCTTGATAGAACTTAATTAGATCCTCTTTAATTTGTTCTGAATCGACAACAATTTTACTAAAAGGATAGGCGTTATTTACTGCTTCAACAAAAGCTTTGAGTTGTTCTTTGGCATCTTCGTTAGGAGTACCACTTATATTAAATGTAACATTTTGTTGATTTTGGCCAGTTTGATCACGAAAATAAATTCGACCAGAGGGATTATCATAACGCTGAGAAATTCCACTTAATTTATCGGTATATTTTGAACCTTCAAAATCTGAAACATTAGCTGAAAAACTTGGTCCTGAAGTAATGCTAGATCCAGAATTACTATCGGCGGCAAAATAAATATCAGTAAATCTTAGCTTTTTGAAACCTTCATAGTCTTGATTTGCATATTTATCTTCTTTTCAATTTTTAATGTTATCATTAAAAATTTGATCAATTTCTTCAAATTTAAGGTTTTTAATTGTTTTAATTCCTGTTTCAGAAAAATCTAGTTTTGGAGGATAGCCGCCTTTGCCACCATGGCGACCTTGGAATGGACGTTGGTAAATTTTGGAGCCAAAAGCTAATTTTAAACCTTCGGTGATTTTAGCTTCATCATCTCCTTTATCCCAACGGAGTGTGTCAAATAAAATTGATCCTGGGATTTGCTCATCAGGTGTGTTTTTATGAAAATCAGCGGCATTATTATAATCAAAACTAATAAAATCAACCTCAGCAACGGCATTTGGGTTAATTGCTCAGTTATCATCAATTGCTTTTTGATTAGAATAGAGCTCTAATTCTTTAAGTTTTTTGCCTCGAAGCGCGTGTAGGCCATTTATCGCTTTTTGATCATCTAAAAATAAAGTTAGTTTTTGGACATTATTTGGTAAAGCAGCTAAAATTTTATCAATATTTTGGTCTTTGTTTGTTGTTCCGACATTTTTAAGAACAACAGCATCAATTTTATTACCAACATTTGATTTTAGAAATTCTTGGAATTTTTCAAAAGCGTTTTTATCATTTGCATCAATTGAAGCGGCAATAATTTGGGACTTGAAAGCTTTATGTTTGTTTTGGGCATTTTGAGTGTATTGGTAAACTTTTATTGATCCAGAACCTGAGCCAGCAACTTTGTCAATTTCGGTTTTTCATTCATTATTAGAAGAAATATCGGCTTTATCTCAACCTTCATAGTTTTGATTAGCAATTCCCTGTGGATTACGTTGAACTCAACCTTCATTACTTAAAAGACGACTTTGGTTTCGTTGACGATAAAGTCCATTTTTACCTGTAACTGGATTGTCATCAGGATTTACAAAAACTCAACCGTGATGGTCATTAACATCAACAGTCATTCCGCGGGCAATGAATTTGTATTCAACATCAGAGAATTGCGGACCTTCTATTTCTTGTTGTTTTAAAAATTTTAAGTAATTGTCTTCTCTTGTTTTGTAATTATTTGCTACCCAAATTTGGTATCTTAGACTTTCTTCAAATAGTTTTTTTTCATGATCTCCACCATTAGGGTAATAACGCTTAAATTCATGTTTTAACTGGCGCTCTAGTTCGGCAATTTCAGCTTCTCGTGAGGCAATATTTGCCTCAGTTCTTTTTCTTGAAGCGGCAAGGCCTAAACGCCAATTCGCTTTTGCTTGCTCAATTGCTCCGGGTGAAACATTAACTGGTTGAGATTGTCTTGGCGAAGTTTGGACTCTTTGGGTAGTAGTTGCTGTACTTTGAACTGGGGAGCTTGCGGTTCTTGAAGCGCTTGGAGCTGGAATTGGGATGGTTGATTCGATTCGAGTAACTGTTCTACGCGTTATTGTTGGGGTAGGCTGAGGTTTGGGGGTGGCAATAGCAATTTTTTTAACTTGTTTTGGAATTTCAACTTTTGGCGGGATTTTTTCAACTTTTTGTGGCTGGGTTACTGGGGTGGGTGATTCGATTTTTTTAGGCTCTGGTTTTTTGACTGGTATATATTCAGAATTTGTAACTGGTGAATTAAAAGCCGTGTCATTTGGTATATTTTTAAGAATTATTGATGGTGCTTGCGGTGAATAAGCAACCAAAGGAGGTTCTCAATTAAAATTATTTACTACTTCATTTAATGCAAAAGAAAAACTAACAGCAATAGCACTTGCTGCTGCTCCTATTAAATATTTCTTGCGTTTTGAGACATAAAAAATTTGCATTTTAACCTCCTTAAAACAAAAAACAAAATTAGGCAAATTTTTGAATTTAAATTTTAGCTAATTTTGTTTTTAAGATAGTTTTAGAAATAATTATAAATGATTTTTTCTAAAAAACAAACTTTTTTTGAGCAAAAAATTTTTAAGGATTTTTTAGGTTGTTTTGGTTTCAATAGGCAATCTTCAACCGAACCACCAAGTTGGGAAGCTAATGAAGCACGAGTTTACCAGGGAAAATAACTATCAAAGCAAAAACACTGAATTTTCAATCTAACACTCATGAAAGAAAAATCTACTTATTAATCAAATAAATCAAACTAAAAAAGCTAAAATTTTAACTTAAAAAGCAAAATTACGAAATTTTTAAACTACTTTTTTAGTTCAAAACACTGATAAAAATTATAAAAAAATACAACTACTATTTAAACTCAATGTGAATAGAAAACTCATTTTTATTTAAATTGAGCCTAAAAAAATATATGAAGTTTTGAAAGAACAATAACTAAAAGCCATAAATTTATAGATTTCTAAACGGTTAAATTTAAGGCATTCCATTACATTTAAAAACATAATGGAAAATTCGCATTTTGTGATTTTTTTATGACAAAAACATAACTTATTCCCCCTTAATTCAATATCAAAATTTATTAATTCATTCTTAGTGACTCTATTATAACAGATTTTTTTCTTAGACCAAGCATTTTTTTTTTTTTTTTGCAAAAGGTTAAATTTACAATAATAAAAATTAAGATTTTAGGTCAAAAAACCCGGATTTACGGGTATTTTTAGATATTTATACTCAATAAAAAGTGAATTTTTGTCATCAAACTGGCAAACTCAGGAATATTCTAAATTATAATAAAAAATCCAGCTTTAAATAGTAAAAGTTGGATTTTTTTATATTTAAAAATTTTTAAGGATTTTTAGGATGTTTTAGTTTCAACAGTCAATCCTTCAATTGAGCTACCAAGTTGGGAAGCCAAAGAAGAATCAACTTGAATTTTACTAAAAGCATTTGTTCGTTTTGCGGCTTTGAGGAAATATTCTAAATCAGTTTTGGCATTTGAAGAAAAAGTTCCATTAAGAACTAAAGTTGCACCCTGAACTTGTTTTCCATCTTTATCTTTAATGTAAATGTTTGAAAATTCATAAGGGCCAAAATTAAGTCTTTTTTTGAATT
Above is a window of Mesomycoplasma ovipneumoniae DNA encoding:
- a CDS encoding DNA-methyltransferase gives rise to the protein MDKTLKIICGDAIEELKKIESKSINLIVTDPPYNLNKDYGNNKDNLEFEEYLEFSRQWLAEAKRILKDDGTIYIFMGMRYISYIYIILEKELNMHFNSWITWFYTQGIGKTKGFSPRHDDILMFTKHKSKFTFNLDDIRIPQKFYRSINNMRGSNPGNVWQFSHMHYCNKNRKKHPTQKPEALYERMILASSNENDTVLDPFVGSGTMLRVCQQTNRRGIGIEINEEYVQMCKERLEENFTSFDSEDERIKRVPNDLNDSSIRKEYIENHKKWFLKNHQNLIKKFEDEVNEKYFHKKDD
- a CDS encoding restriction endonuclease — encoded protein: MRYEDLEFKIPIESKEYEKDSKFVIEQIINILQERKNSGDDKIIINTNLKLGLPLENINKIAGPMIEAWAVEVFSGIRNVQNNKYNLINVEAQERLGMADIILEFKKDNVKVLTGNIDVKATANDIVDSGKGPNITSFSRIRTAYVADPDYMFIVLSIKHKVYSKRNERTQLMDGIMEVVDFNAYDLKFIGDNDISYNPALGTGQIQIKDIHYVSFKRRTTWEMCQLLDKKYLHSSRRTIEDFYREAIKNKWIKL
- a CDS encoding helix-turn-helix domain-containing protein, with amino-acid sequence MISPNWETREYISLRNIERICEELNCKIEDVIKLFKMEEKQLWDMKI
- a CDS encoding restriction endonuclease subunit S, producing the protein MNKKPNIPLVKFKNFNSVWISDQVKNLFEISRGQSLTKNQIKTRPVERERERDRGYIYPVYSSQTENQGILGYYNEFLAQRKIIFSTHGNPGTAKFIEEKFFATSNCGILTSKKYPESTFFAIQFEKNSKKFISKSTILHLISSNVLKIELKFTPDVSEQLKISQLFETFDNLLNKLEEKIHLLKDLKNNLTKKMFTDLNSDFPLIRFKGFSQHWKTEQISDLFQTYKNKNSNNLKLISYSVSNKFGFVSQKQLFKKGGKAIFANKDNSQIITKNSFAFNPSRIQVGSLALYKNSMPGLISPMYEVFRLKKDYNSDYFLIWFKTEIFKKLMLKSTNKSVRHIFRLNEIEKYFIKVADTVEQEKICELFETFDSLIVAYEQRAKYFKNLKTSFTTKMFI
- a CDS encoding putative immunoglobulin-blocking virulence protein, which encodes MQIFYVSKRKKYLIGAAASAIAVSFSFALNEVVNNFNWEPPLVAYSPQAPSIILKNIPNDTAFNSPVTNSEYIPVKKPEPKKIESPTPVTQPQKVEKIPPKVEIPKQVKKIAIATPKPQPTPTITRRTVTRIESTIPIPAPSASRTASSPVQSTATTTQRVQTSPRQSQPVNVSPGAIEQAKANWRLGLAASRKRTEANIASREAEIAELERQLKHEFKRYYPNGGDHEKKLFEESLRYQIWVANNYKTREDNYLKFLKQQEIEGPQFSDVEYKFIARGMTVDVNDHHGWVFVNPDDNPVTGKNGLYRQRNQSRLLSNEGWVQRNPQGIANQNYEGWDKADISSNNEWKTEIDKVAGSGSGSIKVYQYTQNAQNKHKAFKSQIIAASIDANDKNAFEKFQEFLKSNVGNKIDAVVLKNVGTTNKDQNIDKILAALPNNVQKLTLFLDDQKAINGLHALRGKKLKELELYSNQKAIDDNWAINPNAVAEVDFISFDYNNAADFHKNTPDEQIPGSILFDTLRWDKGDDEAKITEGLKLAFGSKIYQRPFQGRHGGKGGYPPKLDFSETGIKTIKNLKFEEIDQIFNDNIKNWKEDKYANQDYEGFKKLRFTDIYFAADSNSGSSITSGPSFSANVSDFEGSKYTDKLSGISQRYDNPSGRIYFRDQTGQNQQNVTFNISGTPNEDAKEQLKAFVEAVNNAYPFSKIVVDSEQIKEDLIKFYQEKTKDPKQKEASKGKFALREISVKSSSASSS